In Pseudomonas alcaliphila JAB1, a single window of DNA contains:
- the mksE gene encoding Mks condensin complex protein MksE: MNIDLKEMTQLAAAFRDLFKGYHISRSEPECYAQLSSLQDQYRALFRALGFELVCDPRGFYYFVPEQVAPQVNKTAQRLALFTFILVEHLADQGRDPLSVLDGGSIGRDELPALLEKYRDLFLQAEVTTFEELEDKIIRRLTQLGFAEDSNGVYRFLPPMHRFLDVCLSVQHDRDLAASLHSSDLPLPAPVLLDDDGDADATSVIDIEESEEDALARAMADERAAQEMDA, translated from the coding sequence ATGAACATCGATCTGAAAGAAATGACCCAGCTCGCGGCCGCCTTCCGCGACCTGTTCAAGGGCTACCACATCTCGCGCAGCGAGCCGGAGTGCTACGCCCAGCTGTCCAGCCTGCAGGACCAGTATCGCGCGCTGTTCCGCGCCCTCGGTTTCGAGCTGGTGTGCGATCCGCGCGGTTTCTACTACTTCGTCCCCGAGCAGGTCGCCCCGCAGGTGAACAAGACCGCCCAACGCCTGGCGCTGTTCACCTTTATCCTGGTCGAGCACCTCGCCGACCAGGGCCGCGACCCGCTTTCCGTGCTCGACGGCGGCAGCATCGGTCGTGACGAGCTGCCAGCGCTGCTGGAGAAGTACCGCGACCTGTTCCTGCAGGCCGAAGTCACCACCTTCGAAGAGCTGGAAGACAAGATCATCCGCCGCCTCACCCAGCTCGGTTTCGCCGAGGACAGCAACGGCGTGTATCGCTTCCTGCCGCCGATGCACCGTTTCCTCGACGTCTGCCTGTCGGTGCAGCACGATCGCGACCTGGCCGCCAGCCTGCACAGCAGCGACCTGCCGCTGCCGGCGCCGGTGCTGCTGGACGATGACGGCGACGCCGACGCGACCTCTGTCATCGATATCGAAGAATCCGAGGAAGACGCCCTGGCCCGTGCCATGGCCGACGAACGCGCCGCACAGGAGATGGACGCATGA
- a CDS encoding MlaD family protein encodes MTDLPLAKTRPASNWSAIWVLPLIALLIGGWLAWRAYSEAGIQVELIFASGEGIQAGKTELMYKGMAVGKVTAISLDQSGKNRGVVAQLEVNKELEQYLREGTRFWLVKPNVSLAGISGLETLVSGNYITFSPGEGESTRSFTALAQEPPMGDDVPGLHITLKAERLGSLNRDSPVFYRQIQVGRVKSYTLGDDQSTVEVKVFIEPAYAHLVRKHTRFWNASGISVDADLSGFKLRSESLASIVAGGIAFATPEHRKDSPPTDPALPFRLYEDYDEAQAGIKIVVKLSDFDGLQEGRTPVMYKGIQVGSLKAMKVDRDLNSATAELTINPLAEEYLVEGSDFWVVKPSISLAGITGLEALVKGNYIAVRPGEKGNPPARNFVARSKAPPLDLGAPGLHLVLFTDQLGSIEVGSPVLYKQIKVGSVQSYQLGRDNSQVVLGVHIEPDYVHLINTSTRFWNASGITLRGGLSGVEVKSESLQTLLAGGIAFETLDLQAARSDRQVQRFALHADRDSALQLGQQITIRLADGDGLQPGTLVRYKGLEVGKVESLSLTDDLQAVILNVRISQAAEQIAREGTRFWVVKPELSLIRAANLGTLVSGQYLEVQPAAQKGARRTEFVALAAAPNQAVREEGLRLVLSAPRRGSIKPGVIVSYREVPVGKVVDFELGPTSDRVLIHVLIEPRYAPLVRSGSRFWNASGIGVDAGLFKGVKVRTESLEALLEGGIAFATPNNPEMGGPAQPGQTFALFDEPQDVWMQWAPKIVLEQ; translated from the coding sequence ATGACTGACCTTCCTCTGGCCAAGACGCGTCCTGCCTCGAACTGGTCAGCCATCTGGGTTCTGCCCCTTATTGCGCTGCTTATTGGCGGCTGGTTGGCGTGGCGTGCTTACAGCGAAGCTGGCATTCAGGTGGAGCTGATATTCGCCAGCGGCGAGGGTATTCAGGCTGGCAAGACCGAACTGATGTACAAGGGGATGGCGGTGGGGAAGGTAACGGCCATCAGTCTTGATCAAAGTGGAAAGAATCGCGGTGTTGTCGCTCAGTTGGAGGTCAATAAGGAACTCGAGCAGTATCTGCGTGAGGGCACTCGCTTTTGGCTGGTCAAACCGAATGTCAGTCTGGCGGGTATCAGCGGTCTGGAGACGCTGGTTTCAGGTAACTACATTACTTTCAGCCCCGGTGAGGGCGAATCTACCCGCAGCTTCACCGCCTTGGCTCAAGAGCCGCCGATGGGTGACGATGTACCGGGGCTGCACATCACGCTGAAGGCTGAGCGACTCGGCTCGCTCAACCGCGACAGCCCGGTTTTCTATCGGCAGATCCAGGTTGGCCGAGTGAAGAGTTACACCCTGGGTGATGACCAGAGCACCGTAGAGGTGAAGGTGTTCATCGAGCCCGCCTATGCGCATCTGGTGCGCAAACATACGCGGTTCTGGAATGCCAGCGGGATCAGCGTCGATGCCGACCTGTCCGGCTTCAAACTGCGCAGCGAGTCGCTAGCCAGTATCGTCGCCGGCGGTATCGCCTTCGCCACACCCGAACATCGCAAGGACAGCCCGCCCACTGATCCAGCGCTGCCGTTCCGTCTCTATGAGGACTACGACGAGGCTCAGGCGGGTATCAAGATCGTCGTGAAGCTCAGTGATTTCGATGGGCTGCAGGAAGGCCGAACGCCGGTCATGTACAAGGGCATTCAGGTCGGTTCGTTGAAAGCCATGAAGGTCGATCGCGACCTCAATAGCGCCACGGCCGAGCTGACCATCAATCCGCTGGCCGAAGAGTATCTGGTGGAGGGCTCGGACTTCTGGGTGGTCAAACCCTCCATTTCGCTGGCCGGTATCACTGGCCTAGAGGCGTTGGTCAAAGGTAACTACATTGCCGTACGGCCGGGAGAGAAGGGCAATCCGCCGGCGCGCAACTTCGTCGCGCGGAGCAAGGCGCCGCCACTGGATCTCGGTGCGCCAGGCCTGCATCTGGTGCTGTTCACCGATCAGCTCGGCTCGATCGAAGTCGGCAGTCCGGTGCTCTACAAGCAGATCAAGGTGGGCTCGGTACAGAGTTACCAGCTTGGCCGCGACAATAGCCAGGTCGTGCTCGGGGTGCATATCGAGCCTGACTACGTACACCTGATCAATACGTCCACACGCTTCTGGAATGCCAGTGGCATCACCCTAAGGGGTGGATTGTCCGGTGTCGAGGTGAAGAGCGAGTCGTTGCAGACCCTGCTGGCGGGTGGCATCGCTTTCGAGACGCTTGATCTGCAAGCCGCCAGGTCGGATCGCCAGGTGCAGCGCTTCGCTTTGCATGCTGACCGCGACAGTGCCTTGCAGCTGGGGCAGCAGATCACCATTCGGCTGGCTGATGGTGACGGTCTGCAACCAGGCACTCTGGTGCGCTACAAGGGGCTGGAGGTTGGCAAGGTCGAGAGCCTCAGCCTGACCGATGACCTGCAAGCGGTGATCCTCAACGTGCGTATCAGTCAGGCAGCCGAGCAGATCGCCCGTGAGGGGACGCGCTTCTGGGTGGTGAAGCCGGAACTTAGCCTGATCCGTGCCGCGAATCTCGGCACACTGGTCAGCGGCCAGTATCTGGAGGTACAACCGGCTGCGCAGAAAGGAGCGCGACGTACCGAGTTCGTCGCCCTGGCCGCTGCGCCGAATCAGGCCGTGCGTGAGGAAGGCTTGCGCCTGGTGCTGAGCGCGCCGCGGCGAGGCTCGATCAAGCCGGGTGTGATCGTCAGCTATCGCGAGGTGCCGGTGGGCAAGGTGGTGGATTTCGAGCTGGGGCCGACCTCGGATCGCGTATTGATCCATGTGCTGATCGAACCGCGTTATGCGCCGCTGGTACGTTCGGGCAGCCGCTTCTGGAATGCCAGTGGCATCGGTGTGGATGCCGGGCTGTTCAAGGGCGTGAAAGTGCGGACCGAGTCGCTGGAGGCGTTGCTCGAAGGCGGCATCGCCTTCGCCACGCCGAACAATCCTGAGATGGGTGGGCCGGCGCAGCCGGGGCAGACCTTTGCACTGTTCGACGAGCCGCAGGATGTGTGGATGCAGTGGGCGCCGAAGATCGTGCTGGAGCAGTGA
- the msrQ gene encoding protein-methionine-sulfoxide reductase heme-binding subunit MsrQ, translated as MRYRLWRIGVFLAASVPPLYWLYCAVFNLLGPDPGKVLVDNLGLGALILLLITLAMTPLQQLTRWGGWIAVRRQLGLWCFAYVTLHLSGYVLFIAGVRLDLVLRDLSERPYIIVGALAYIGLLALAVTSNRFSIRKLGRKWKTLHRLVYAILLLALLHMLWVVRADLGEWLAYALIGGALLLMRLSAVAGALQRAGVLFRENPKKIEI; from the coding sequence ATGCGCTACAGGCTCTGGCGCATCGGCGTATTCCTGGCTGCATCGGTACCGCCGCTGTATTGGCTGTACTGCGCCGTCTTCAATTTGCTGGGGCCTGACCCCGGCAAGGTGCTGGTGGATAACCTGGGGCTCGGTGCTCTGATCCTTTTGTTGATCACCTTGGCCATGACGCCGCTGCAGCAGTTGACGCGCTGGGGTGGGTGGATTGCCGTGCGACGACAGCTGGGACTGTGGTGCTTTGCCTACGTGACGCTGCACCTGTCCGGCTATGTGCTGTTTATCGCTGGGGTGCGGCTGGATCTGGTGCTGCGCGATCTTTCCGAGCGTCCCTACATAATCGTGGGGGCATTGGCCTATATAGGTTTACTTGCCCTGGCCGTTACTTCCAATCGCTTCAGCATCAGAAAGCTGGGCCGTAAGTGGAAGACGCTGCATCGCCTGGTTTACGCCATCCTGCTGCTGGCCTTGCTGCATATGCTCTGGGTGGTGCGGGCTGATCTGGGGGAGTGGCTCGCTTACGCGTTGATCGGTGGTGCGCTGCTGCTGATGCGTCTCTCCGCTGTCGCGGGCGCATTGCAGAGAGCGGGCGTCCTTTTTCGAGAGAATCCAAAGAAAATTGAAATATAA
- a CDS encoding paraquat-inducible protein A, with amino-acid sequence MSDSPPESSLSSLPIEQLVACHECDLLMRKPVLQDGESAECPRCGYELFSHRHRVVRRSLALVLTALLLYVPANFLPIMQLNLLGQTSQDTVWSGVIGLYESGMQGIAVVVFLCSMAVPLLKLLCQLLVLLSIRMDFGRSYGLLLYRIYHHMREWGMLEVYLMGILVAMVKLMDLADLSLGLGLFCFIALLLVQVWLEVTMSPHQIWEALSGEDIHAGD; translated from the coding sequence ATGTCTGACTCGCCGCCCGAATCTTCCTTGTCATCCCTGCCGATTGAGCAACTGGTCGCCTGTCATGAGTGCGATCTGTTGATGCGCAAGCCGGTGTTGCAGGATGGCGAGAGCGCCGAGTGCCCGCGTTGTGGTTATGAGTTGTTCAGCCACCGTCATCGCGTGGTAAGGCGTAGCCTGGCGTTGGTGCTGACGGCTCTGCTGCTCTATGTCCCAGCCAACTTCCTGCCGATCATGCAACTCAACCTGTTGGGGCAGACCTCGCAGGACACCGTCTGGAGCGGTGTGATCGGGTTGTATGAAAGCGGTATGCAGGGTATCGCTGTTGTGGTGTTTCTGTGCAGCATGGCGGTGCCGTTGCTCAAGTTGCTTTGCCAGCTGCTGGTGCTGCTGAGTATTCGTATGGATTTCGGTCGTAGCTACGGTCTATTGCTCTACCGGATCTACCACCACATGCGTGAGTGGGGAATGCTCGAGGTCTACCTGATGGGCATCCTGGTGGCGATGGTCAAGTTGATGGATCTGGCTGACCTGAGCCTCGGCCTGGGCCTGTTCTGTTTCATCGCGCTGTTGCTGGTGCAAGTCTGGCTGGAGGTGACCATGTCGCCGCATCAGATCTGGGAAGCCTTGTCTGGGGAGGATATCCATGCGGGCGATTGA
- the mksB gene encoding Mks condensin complex protein MksB — translation MIDPKRVLRALAEHWTLLEPLCERFDAGTLSLVELRGQLAVQLPDATPSDTTALLDTWIRLDILVPVAKSPNRFELNAQIHDFLAYLRREHRLGLCLEIEAYLRHLERLAGYIQDAFEVRDANDLARQLRLLDMRVRDVLKKLANDEQALVSVADRAKTSDRQIPLRQRYAEVLATWDEYVEPMIQLVAADGAFEQGVRRVEQVLLRLLGDQQRLGQLVDDDLLLRTHARILEMQTTAQLTLRKARELLLPLREEARRHNAVTRGAALALSVIRKKGIDAVPQAAMPLFTRPQSNFLGSASQVEAYVYALARFEAKPAHFPKASGSRKGGAPKAPKTAREMIERCEQALPLPDLMAWLLEQEPEGATDELLYWFSRLSRESRFQRERLERRQYLTREHEVSLASFALVGQPNG, via the coding sequence ATGATCGATCCCAAGCGCGTATTGCGCGCCCTCGCCGAACACTGGACGTTGCTCGAACCGCTCTGCGAGCGCTTCGACGCCGGCACCCTGAGCCTGGTAGAGCTACGCGGCCAGCTCGCCGTGCAATTGCCCGACGCCACGCCCAGCGACACCACTGCCCTGCTCGACACTTGGATTCGCCTGGACATCCTGGTGCCAGTGGCCAAGAGCCCCAACCGTTTCGAGCTCAACGCGCAGATCCACGATTTTCTCGCCTACCTGCGCCGCGAGCACCGCCTCGGCCTGTGCCTGGAGATCGAAGCCTACCTGCGCCACCTGGAGCGCCTGGCCGGCTATATCCAGGACGCCTTCGAAGTGCGCGATGCCAACGACCTGGCGCGCCAGCTGCGTCTGCTCGACATGCGCGTGCGCGACGTACTGAAGAAGCTGGCCAACGACGAACAGGCGCTGGTCAGCGTGGCCGACCGCGCCAAAACCAGCGACCGGCAGATTCCCCTGCGCCAGCGCTACGCCGAGGTGCTGGCCACCTGGGACGAATACGTCGAACCGATGATCCAGCTGGTCGCCGCCGACGGCGCCTTCGAGCAGGGCGTACGCCGCGTCGAACAGGTGCTGCTGCGCCTGCTCGGCGATCAGCAGCGCCTCGGCCAACTGGTCGACGATGACCTGCTGCTGCGCACCCACGCGCGCATCCTGGAGATGCAGACCACCGCCCAACTGACGCTGCGCAAGGCCCGCGAACTGCTGCTGCCGCTGCGCGAAGAAGCGCGTCGGCACAACGCAGTGACCCGCGGCGCCGCACTGGCGCTGTCGGTGATCCGTAAGAAGGGCATCGACGCCGTGCCGCAAGCGGCCATGCCGCTGTTCACCCGGCCGCAGAGCAACTTCCTCGGTTCGGCCAGCCAGGTCGAGGCCTACGTTTACGCCCTGGCACGCTTCGAGGCCAAGCCGGCGCACTTCCCCAAGGCCAGCGGCAGCCGCAAGGGCGGCGCGCCCAAGGCGCCGAAGACCGCGCGGGAAATGATCGAACGCTGCGAACAGGCCCTGCCACTGCCGGATCTGATGGCCTGGCTGCTGGAGCAGGAGCCGGAAGGTGCCACCGACGAGTTGCTCTACTGGTTCTCGCGCCTGTCGCGCGAGTCGCGTTTCCAGCGTGAACGCCTGGAGCGCCGCCAGTACCTGACCCGCGAGCACGAGGTCAGCCTCGCCTCCTTCGCCCTGGTAGGCCAGCCCAATGGCTGA
- the mksF gene encoding Mks condensin complex protein MksF → MSQERYGIRRFALLNTAGYSLGLFPLENPLSVYGANNLGKSASINALQFPILARMSDMSFGKYSLEASRKFYFASDTSYILVEVALPHGPHVIGVAGRGPGGGFGHQFFAYAGELDLEHYQQNGTCLRQRELFKNLGQAGITAYELKPDELRRLLVGGHTSIPLDLTLIPLRSTSEQSLKTFRALFINLLHMREITAAKLKQLFLDAFEHSLRSGSVDYIAATEEAFRDVRRMEQDYQALVTAGPLIEALASGVTQRETLRGKLHRLSPLLDNLLGTWHDYADARKEELVIQAEHYRNEQDGLQNEQRGGTSELMRLEREISEIQRWLGELSVLKNRFALVENAKVLEEQLLAAKDAHDELAGALAQSRQFSSEDLDERLRDLEKRLKSVKQQLDHADNNSYSRLREEFSQQDVDRLMRLFNGQLFSLPLGEKGIQADGDDWVKAVEAVLDRFKGDTFAVPGLSIDLSHIEPPALQALADRAALRDQKDRLERELKQLKTQQSVAADRAASKAQAETLYQAVLDAQKALEDFRKSQTLTAEESQKLERLAELEGAQDELKRASDAFAERVQQLSAKLQLVGRQLADLEAKERTLEDALRRRQLLPADLPFGTPFMEPVDDSLDNLLPLLNDYQDTWQALQRIDGQIEALYAQVRLKGVAKFDSEDDVERRLQLLVNAYAHRQDEALTLAKARRAAVTDIARTLRNIRSDYDNLEHQLALFNREINKRQVSNLQSFRIVLAPNKEALRHIDQIIHSAGQYEEGETLSVFDLSQSADQDAKNEEAKDYLSRLVAANGNQLGLKDLFELAFEITKVHGQPIIHTDIDGAASNGTTMTIKALTNMYLLLHLMDREQAGRVRLPYYLDEAADIDERNQQALIETSLQLGFVPILASVKPQVSAHVAIDLEGGSGPNGIYIDEADWKFIKPRESAKVEVPRQQETAEPA, encoded by the coding sequence ATGAGCCAGGAACGCTACGGCATCCGCCGCTTCGCCCTGCTGAACACCGCCGGCTACAGCCTCGGCCTGTTCCCGCTGGAAAACCCGCTGTCGGTCTACGGCGCCAACAACCTGGGCAAATCCGCCTCGATCAACGCCCTGCAGTTCCCGATCCTGGCGCGCATGTCGGACATGAGCTTCGGCAAGTACAGCCTGGAAGCCTCGCGCAAGTTCTACTTTGCCTCGGACACCAGCTACATCCTCGTCGAAGTCGCCCTGCCCCATGGCCCGCACGTGATCGGCGTGGCCGGTCGTGGCCCGGGCGGCGGCTTCGGCCACCAGTTCTTCGCCTACGCCGGTGAGCTGGATCTGGAGCACTATCAGCAGAACGGCACCTGCCTGCGTCAGCGCGAGCTGTTCAAGAACCTCGGTCAGGCCGGCATCACCGCCTACGAACTGAAGCCCGACGAACTGCGTCGCCTGCTGGTCGGTGGTCACACTAGCATCCCTCTGGATTTGACCCTGATCCCGCTGCGCTCGACCAGCGAGCAGAGTCTGAAAACCTTCCGCGCCCTGTTTATCAACCTCCTCCATATGAGGGAGATCACCGCGGCGAAACTCAAGCAGCTGTTCCTCGACGCCTTCGAGCACAGCCTGCGCTCGGGCAGCGTCGACTATATCGCCGCGACGGAAGAGGCGTTTCGCGATGTGCGCCGCATGGAGCAGGACTACCAGGCGCTGGTGACTGCCGGCCCGCTGATCGAGGCACTGGCCTCGGGCGTCACTCAGCGCGAGACTCTGCGCGGCAAGCTGCATCGCCTCTCGCCGCTGCTCGACAACCTGCTGGGCACCTGGCACGACTACGCCGATGCGCGCAAGGAAGAGCTGGTGATCCAGGCCGAGCACTATCGCAACGAGCAGGACGGCCTACAGAACGAACAGCGTGGTGGTACCAGCGAGCTGATGCGCCTGGAGCGCGAGATCAGCGAGATCCAGCGCTGGCTGGGCGAACTGTCGGTGCTGAAGAACCGCTTCGCCCTGGTGGAAAACGCCAAGGTGCTGGAAGAGCAACTACTCGCCGCCAAGGACGCCCACGATGAACTGGCCGGTGCCCTGGCGCAGTCACGGCAGTTCTCCAGCGAAGACCTGGACGAGCGCCTGCGTGACCTGGAAAAACGCCTCAAGTCGGTCAAGCAGCAGCTCGACCATGCCGACAACAACAGCTACTCACGCCTGCGCGAGGAATTCAGCCAGCAGGACGTCGACCGCCTGATGCGCCTGTTCAACGGCCAACTGTTCAGTCTGCCGCTGGGCGAAAAAGGCATCCAGGCCGACGGTGACGATTGGGTCAAGGCGGTCGAAGCGGTGCTGGATCGCTTCAAGGGCGACACCTTCGCCGTGCCCGGCCTGTCCATCGACCTCAGCCATATCGAGCCCCCAGCCCTGCAGGCCCTGGCCGACCGCGCCGCCCTGCGCGACCAGAAGGATCGTCTGGAACGCGAGCTCAAGCAGCTCAAGACCCAGCAGTCGGTCGCCGCCGACCGCGCCGCCAGCAAGGCCCAGGCCGAGACGCTGTACCAAGCCGTACTGGATGCGCAGAAGGCCCTGGAAGACTTCCGCAAGAGCCAGACCCTGACTGCCGAAGAGTCGCAGAAGCTGGAGCGCCTGGCCGAGCTGGAAGGCGCTCAGGACGAGCTCAAGCGTGCCAGCGATGCCTTCGCCGAGCGCGTGCAGCAGCTGTCCGCCAAGCTGCAACTGGTCGGCCGTCAACTGGCCGATCTGGAAGCCAAGGAGCGTACCCTGGAAGACGCCCTGCGCCGTCGCCAGTTGCTGCCGGCCGACCTGCCCTTCGGCACGCCGTTCATGGAGCCAGTGGACGACTCGCTGGACAACCTGCTGCCGCTGCTCAACGACTACCAGGACACCTGGCAGGCGCTGCAGCGTATCGACGGCCAGATCGAAGCGCTCTACGCCCAGGTGCGCCTGAAAGGCGTGGCCAAGTTCGACAGCGAGGACGATGTCGAGCGCCGCCTGCAACTGCTGGTCAACGCCTACGCCCACCGTCAGGACGAAGCCCTCACCCTGGCCAAGGCACGCCGCGCGGCAGTGACGGACATCGCCCGTACCCTGCGCAATATCCGCAGCGACTACGACAACCTCGAGCACCAGCTGGCGCTGTTCAACCGCGAGATCAACAAGCGCCAGGTCTCCAACCTGCAGAGCTTCCGCATCGTCCTGGCGCCGAACAAGGAAGCCCTGCGCCATATCGACCAGATCATCCACAGCGCCGGTCAGTACGAAGAAGGCGAAACCCTGTCGGTGTTCGACCTGTCGCAGTCGGCCGACCAGGACGCGAAGAACGAGGAAGCCAAGGACTACCTGTCGCGCCTGGTAGCCGCCAACGGCAACCAGCTGGGTCTGAAGGATCTGTTCGAACTGGCTTTCGAGATCACCAAGGTGCATGGCCAGCCGATCATCCACACCGACATCGATGGCGCAGCAAGCAACGGCACCACCATGACCATCAAGGCGCTGACCAACATGTACCTGTTGCTGCACCTGATGGATCGCGAGCAGGCCGGGCGCGTGCGCCTGCCTTACTACCTCGACGAGGCGGCGGACATCGACGAACGTAACCAGCAGGCACTGATTGAAACCAGCCTGCAGCTCGGCTTCGTGCCGATCCTGGCTTCGGTCAAGCCGCAGGTCTCGGCCCATGTGGCCATCGACCTGGAAGGCGGCAGCGGCCCCAACGGCATCTATATCGACGAGGCGGACTGGAAGTTCATCAAGCCGCGCGAGAGTGCCAAGGTCGAGGTGCCGAGGCAGCAGGAGACCGCTGAACCGGCCTGA
- the msrP gene encoding protein-methionine-sulfoxide reductase catalytic subunit MsrP, translating into MLIRVPPSSRALESEVTPESVYLSRRKLMQGSLALAAMAAMPGLASADASGVYADVEPSNAPGWFQEKLAAARWQAITAEGESITPFKDATHYNNFYEFGTGKGDPAANAGKLQVEPWTVMVDGEVSKPGRYSIEDLVKPHAFEERIYRLRCVEAWSMVIPWLGFPLADLLKQVEPTSAARYVRFETLVDRERMPGQRSGFSLIDWPYVEGLRLDEAMHPLAFMAVGMYGRVLPNQNGAPLRLVVPWKYGFKSIKSIVRISLVSEAPKTTWERIAPNEYGFYANVNPQVDHPRWSQATERRLPSGLFSPNVIDTRMFNGYEEVADLYAGMDLSRYY; encoded by the coding sequence ATGCTCATCCGAGTTCCTCCTTCCTCTCGGGCTCTTGAGTCCGAAGTCACTCCTGAATCGGTTTATCTCTCTCGTCGCAAGCTGATGCAGGGCTCGCTGGCGCTGGCGGCCATGGCTGCCATGCCGGGGCTGGCCAGTGCTGACGCTTCAGGTGTCTACGCCGATGTCGAGCCGTCGAATGCTCCGGGCTGGTTTCAAGAGAAGCTGGCGGCGGCGCGTTGGCAGGCGATAACCGCTGAAGGTGAAAGCATCACGCCCTTCAAGGACGCCACGCACTACAACAACTTCTATGAGTTCGGTACGGGCAAGGGCGACCCGGCAGCCAATGCCGGCAAGTTGCAGGTCGAGCCCTGGACGGTGATGGTCGATGGCGAAGTGAGCAAGCCAGGGCGCTACTCCATCGAGGATCTGGTCAAACCGCATGCATTCGAAGAGCGCATCTACAGGCTGCGCTGTGTCGAGGCCTGGTCCATGGTCATACCCTGGCTGGGTTTTCCGTTGGCTGATCTGCTCAAGCAGGTCGAGCCCACCTCGGCGGCTCGCTATGTGCGCTTCGAGACGCTGGTTGATCGTGAGCGCATGCCGGGACAGCGCTCGGGGTTCTCGCTGATCGATTGGCCTTATGTCGAGGGTCTGCGTCTGGACGAGGCCATGCATCCGTTGGCCTTCATGGCTGTCGGTATGTACGGCCGAGTGCTGCCGAACCAGAACGGCGCTCCCTTGCGTCTGGTGGTGCCTTGGAAATATGGCTTCAAAAGCATCAAGTCCATCGTACGTATAAGCCTGGTGAGCGAGGCGCCTAAAACTACCTGGGAGCGCATTGCGCCGAACGAGTACGGCTTCTATGCCAACGTCAATCCGCAGGTCGACCATCCGCGCTGGTCGCAGGCGACCGAGCGGCGTTTGCCCAGCGGGTTGTTCAGCCCCAATGTGATCGATACGCGGATGTTCAATGGCTACGAGGAGGTCGCTGACCTCTACGCGGGCATGGATCTGTCGAGGTACTACTGA
- a CDS encoding paraquat-inducible protein A, which yields MRAIEAGLLVCHECHQLNPVDVDAKQQYCSRCGGQIHARRPNSLIRTWALLLTSAILYIPANLLPIMTVNSLGKGSPATIMGGVLELINFGMLPIAAVVFIASILVPTFKLVGIALLLYSVQRHQPMSARQRILMYRFIEWIGRWSMLDIFVIAILVAVVNFGSLASIEAGAGSAAFASVVILTMLAALTFDPRLIWDNTETDHD from the coding sequence ATGCGGGCGATTGAGGCAGGATTGCTGGTCTGTCATGAGTGTCATCAACTCAATCCAGTCGACGTTGATGCCAAGCAACAGTACTGCAGCCGCTGTGGCGGTCAGATTCATGCCCGGCGGCCCAATAGCCTGATCAGAACCTGGGCATTGCTGCTGACGTCGGCGATTCTCTACATCCCGGCTAACCTGCTGCCTATCATGACGGTCAACAGTCTCGGCAAAGGTTCGCCAGCGACCATCATGGGCGGCGTGCTGGAGCTTATTAACTTTGGCATGCTGCCCATTGCGGCGGTGGTATTTATCGCCAGCATTCTGGTGCCAACCTTCAAGTTGGTGGGGATTGCTCTGCTGTTGTATTCCGTGCAGCGCCATCAACCGATGTCAGCGCGCCAGCGGATCCTCATGTACCGCTTCATCGAGTGGATTGGCCGCTGGTCGATGCTCGATATTTTCGTCATCGCCATTCTGGTGGCAGTGGTGAATTTTGGCAGCCTGGCCAGCATCGAAGCTGGAGCCGGTTCCGCTGCCTTTGCCAGTGTGGTGATACTGACCATGCTCGCCGCATTGACTTTCGACCCTCGCCTTATCTGGGATAACACGGAAACCGATCATGACTGA